A stretch of the Streptomyces sp. WMMB303 genome encodes the following:
- a CDS encoding ABC transporter permease yields the protein MSRAEPMHDPTHEPPEAAARPPAGPRSAPRVSPLWLLELFRSELLVTFRRWRTLALLGVLAAVPVLVGIAVKVETSDGGSVGSGGGEGPAFISQVTNNGLFLVFTSLAATLPFFLPMAVGVVAGDAVAGEAGAGTLRYLLVAPAGRTRLLLAKLTTVVAFCLAATLTVAVAALATGALLFPTGEVTLLSGTAVSFGEGLLRAGAIAVLVAGSLLGLAALGLFVSSLTNSGIAAMATTVGLLITVQILNAIPQLDAFHPYLFPHYWLSFADLLRDPVYWDDILKNLGVQALYTALFGSAAWAAFTSRDVTA from the coding sequence ATGTCGCGGGCTGAGCCGATGCACGACCCGACGCACGAACCGCCGGAGGCCGCCGCACGTCCCCCGGCGGGGCCGCGCTCCGCGCCCCGGGTGTCGCCGCTGTGGCTGCTGGAGCTGTTCCGCAGCGAACTGCTGGTCACCTTCCGGCGCTGGCGCACCCTGGCGCTGCTGGGCGTGCTGGCGGCCGTCCCGGTGCTGGTCGGGATCGCGGTGAAGGTCGAGACCAGCGACGGCGGGTCGGTCGGGTCCGGCGGCGGAGAGGGCCCGGCCTTCATCTCCCAGGTGACCAACAACGGGCTGTTCCTGGTGTTCACCTCGCTCGCCGCCACGCTGCCGTTCTTCCTGCCGATGGCGGTCGGTGTGGTGGCCGGGGACGCGGTGGCCGGAGAGGCAGGCGCGGGCACCCTGCGCTATCTGCTGGTCGCCCCGGCGGGCCGTACCCGGCTGCTGCTGGCGAAGCTGACCACGGTGGTGGCCTTCTGCCTGGCCGCGACGCTGACGGTGGCGGTCGCCGCGCTGGCGACCGGAGCGCTGCTCTTCCCCACCGGAGAGGTCACCCTGCTGTCCGGCACCGCGGTCTCCTTCGGAGAGGGGCTGCTGCGCGCGGGGGCCATCGCCGTGCTGGTCGCCGGCAGCCTGCTCGGTCTGGCGGCGCTCGGACTGTTCGTGTCGTCCCTCACCAACAGCGGCATCGCCGCCATGGCCACCACGGTCGGGCTGCTGATCACGGTGCAGATCCTCAACGCCATCCCGCAACTGGACGCGTTCCATCCGTACCTGTTCCCGCACTACTGGCTCAGCTTCGCCGACCTGCTGCGGGACCCCGTCTACTGGGACGACATCCTGAAGAACCTCGGAGTGCAGGCCCTCTACACGGCACTCTTCGGCTCGGCGGCGTGGGCCGCCTTCACCAGTCGCGACGTGACGGCCTGA
- the rarD gene encoding EamA family transporter RarD, with protein MQTPSTQRTGLLFGFAAYGMWGLLPLYWHALSDIGAGEVLAHRMVWSLPTAVLILALLRRWSWVTALVRQPRKLALVVLASAVISLNWGLFIWAVSTDKVLESSLGYFINPLVSIAFGVLLLRERLRLAQWAAVAVGAAAVVVMTVAYGKLPWLSLCLAFSFATYGLIKKHVKLDGVAGFSAETAVQFLPALGFLFYLGSRGDSSFATGGLGTTVLLAFAGVATALPLIFFGSAAVRLPLSTIGLLQYLAPAFMFLLGLTVFGEEMPPERWAGFGLVWVALTILTWDALRTARRGRAELRAAARRAREETAEAAAAEAAGTAGAGTAVAGAAER; from the coding sequence ATGCAGACACCGAGTACACAGCGCACCGGGCTGCTGTTCGGCTTCGCGGCGTACGGGATGTGGGGCCTGCTGCCCCTCTACTGGCACGCGCTCTCCGACATCGGCGCGGGCGAGGTCCTCGCCCACCGGATGGTCTGGTCGCTGCCGACCGCCGTGCTGATCCTTGCCCTGCTGCGCCGCTGGTCCTGGGTGACCGCACTGGTGCGCCAGCCCAGGAAGCTGGCATTGGTGGTGCTGGCCTCCGCCGTGATCTCGCTCAACTGGGGGCTGTTCATCTGGGCGGTCAGCACCGACAAGGTGCTCGAATCCTCCCTCGGCTACTTCATCAACCCGCTGGTCTCCATAGCCTTCGGCGTCCTGCTGCTGCGGGAGCGGCTGCGTCTCGCCCAGTGGGCCGCCGTCGCGGTCGGCGCCGCGGCCGTCGTCGTGATGACCGTCGCCTACGGCAAACTGCCCTGGCTCTCCCTCTGCCTGGCGTTCAGCTTCGCGACCTACGGGCTGATCAAGAAGCACGTCAAGCTGGACGGGGTGGCCGGCTTCAGCGCGGAGACCGCGGTGCAGTTCCTGCCCGCGCTGGGCTTCCTGTTCTACCTCGGCTCACGCGGCGACTCCTCCTTCGCCACCGGCGGACTCGGCACCACGGTGCTGCTGGCCTTCGCCGGTGTCGCCACCGCGCTGCCACTGATCTTCTTCGGCAGCGCGGCGGTACGGCTGCCGCTCTCGACGATCGGGCTGCTGCAGTACCTGGCCCCCGCCTTCATGTTCCTGCTGGGCCTCACCGTCTTCGGCGAGGAGATGCCACCGGAGCGGTGGGCCGGATTCGGCCTGGTGTGGGTGGCGCTGACCATCCTCACCTGGGACGCGCTGCGCACCGCCCGGCGGGGACGGGCCGAACTGCGGGCCGCGGCGCGACGGGCGCGCGAGGAGACCGCGGAGGCCGCTGCCGCGGAGGCCGCCGGTACGGCCGGCGCCGGTACGGCCGTCGCGGGGGCTGCCGAACGCTGA
- a CDS encoding 2-oxoacid:ferredoxin oxidoreductase subunit beta: MKDFKSDQEVRWCPGCGDYAVLAAVQGFMPQLGVAKENIVFVSGIGCSSRFPYYMNTYGMHSIHGRAPAIATGLAASRRDLSVWVVTGDGDALSIGGNHLIHALRRNVNLKILLFNNRIYGLTKGQYSPTSEAGKITKSTPMGSLDAPFNPVSLALGAEASFVARTVDSDRKHLTGVLQAAADHPGSALVEIYQNCNIFNDGAFEVLKAASSQDGSQAQEAVIRLEHGEPIRFGAPAEDGLGSQGVVRDRATGDLRIVDVRDEGTAEVLVHDAHAASPTSAFALSRLADPDTLHHTPIGVLRDVRRPVYDTEMADQLERAVEQHGKGDLSALLHGNDTWTVVG, from the coding sequence GTTCATGCCGCAGCTGGGTGTGGCGAAGGAGAACATCGTCTTCGTCTCGGGCATCGGCTGCTCCTCCCGCTTCCCGTACTACATGAACACCTACGGGATGCACTCCATCCACGGCCGCGCCCCGGCCATCGCCACCGGCCTGGCGGCCTCACGGCGCGACCTGAGCGTCTGGGTGGTGACCGGTGACGGGGACGCGCTCTCCATCGGCGGCAACCATCTGATCCACGCGCTGCGTCGCAATGTGAACCTGAAGATCCTGCTGTTCAACAACCGGATCTACGGACTGACGAAGGGCCAGTACAGCCCGACCTCGGAGGCCGGGAAGATCACCAAGTCCACGCCCATGGGGTCGCTGGACGCGCCGTTCAACCCGGTCTCGCTGGCGCTGGGCGCCGAGGCGTCCTTCGTGGCCCGTACGGTCGACTCGGACCGCAAGCACCTCACCGGTGTGCTGCAGGCGGCCGCCGACCACCCGGGCTCGGCGCTGGTGGAGATCTACCAGAACTGCAACATCTTCAACGACGGCGCCTTCGAGGTCCTCAAGGCTGCGTCTTCCCAGGATGGGTCACAGGCTCAGGAGGCCGTGATCCGGCTGGAGCACGGGGAGCCGATCCGCTTCGGCGCCCCCGCCGAGGACGGGCTCGGCTCCCAGGGCGTGGTCCGCGACCGGGCGACCGGCGACCTGCGGATCGTGGACGTCCGCGACGAGGGCACCGCCGAGGTGCTGGTGCACGACGCCCACGCCGCTTCGCCGACCTCGGCGTTCGCGCTCTCCCGGCTCGCCGACCCGGACACACTGCACCACACCCCCATCGGTGTGCTGCGCGACGTGCGACGCCCGGTGTACGACACCGAGATGGCCGACCAGCTCGAACGCGCCGTCGAACAGCACGGCAAGGGCGACCTGTCCGCGCTGCTGCACGGCAACGACACCTGGACGGTCGTGGGCTGA